The Trichomycterus rosablanca isolate fTriRos1 chromosome 15, fTriRos1.hap1, whole genome shotgun sequence genome contains a region encoding:
- the LOC134328292 gene encoding histone H4 isoform X3, protein MSGRGKGGKGLGKGGAKRHRKVLRDNIQGITKPAIRRLARRGGVKRISGLIYEETRGVLKVFLENVIRDAVTYTEHAKRKTVTAMDVVYALKRQGRTLYGFGG, encoded by the exons ATGTCCGGAAGAGGAAAAG GCGGGAAAGGTCTTGGAAAAGGAGGCGCTAAGCGTCACCGCAAAGTTCTCCGTGATAACATCCAGGGTATCACTAAACCTGCCATCCGCCGTTTGGCTCGCCGTGGCGGTGTGAAGCGTATTTCCGGCTTGATCTACGAGGAGACCCGCGGTGTGCTCAAGGTTTTCCTTGAGAACGTTATCCGTGATGCCGTCACCTACACCGAGCACGCCAAGAGAAAGACCGTCACCGCAATGGACGTGGTGTACGCTCTGAAACGCCAGGGACGCACCCTGTACGGATTCGGGGGTTAA
- the LOC134328292 gene encoding histone H4 isoform X2 yields the protein MSGRGKGKGGKGLGKGGAKRHRKVLRDNIQGITKPAIRRLARRGGVKRISGLIYEETRGVLKVFLENVIRDAVTYTEHAKRKTVTAMDVVYALKRQGRTLYGFGG from the exons ATGTCCGGAAGAGGAAAAG GAAAAGGCGGGAAAGGTCTTGGAAAAGGAGGCGCTAAGCGTCACCGCAAAGTTCTCCGTGATAACATCCAGGGTATCACTAAACCTGCCATCCGCCGTTTGGCTCGCCGTGGCGGTGTGAAGCGTATTTCCGGCTTGATCTACGAGGAGACCCGCGGTGTGCTCAAGGTTTTCCTTGAGAACGTTATCCGTGATGCCGTCACCTACACCGAGCACGCCAAGAGAAAGACCGTCACCGCAATGGACGTGGTGTACGCTCTGAAACGCCAGGGACGCACCCTGTACGGATTCGGGGGTTAA
- the LOC134328292 gene encoding histone H4 isoform X1 — protein sequence MSGRGKGGKGFRKGGKGLGKGGAKRHRKVLRDNIQGITKPAIRRLARRGGVKRISGLIYEETRGVLKVFLENVIRDAVTYTEHAKRKTVTAMDVVYALKRQGRTLYGFGG from the exons ATGTCCGGAAGAGGAAAAGGCGGGAAAGGCTTCA GAAAAGGCGGGAAAGGTCTTGGAAAAGGAGGCGCTAAGCGTCACCGCAAAGTTCTCCGTGATAACATCCAGGGTATCACTAAACCTGCCATCCGCCGTTTGGCTCGCCGTGGCGGTGTGAAGCGTATTTCCGGCTTGATCTACGAGGAGACCCGCGGTGTGCTCAAGGTTTTCCTTGAGAACGTTATCCGTGATGCCGTCACCTACACCGAGCACGCCAAGAGAAAGACCGTCACCGCAATGGACGTGGTGTACGCTCTGAAACGCCAGGGACGCACCCTGTACGGATTCGGGGGTTAA
- the LOC134329494 gene encoding histone H2B-like: MPEPANITAAPKKGSKKTVPKTAGKGGKKRRKSRKESYAIYVYKVLKQVHPDTGISSKAMGIMNSFVNDIFERIAGESSRLAHYNKRSTITSREIQTAVRLLLPGELAKHAVSEGTKAVTKYTSSK; this comes from the exons atgccCGAACCAGCTAATATTACT GCCGCGCCCAAAAAGGGCTCCAAGAAAACCGTCCCCAAGACCGCCGGCAAAGGAGGCAAGAAGCGCAGAAAGTCCAGGAAGGAGAGCTACGCTATCTACGTGTACAAGGTCCTGAAACAGGTCCACCCTGATACCGGGATCTCCTCCAAGGCTATGGGCATCATGAACTCCTTCGTCAACGACATTTTCGAGCGTATCGCTGGTGAGTCCTCTCGTCTGGCTCACTACAACAAGCGCTCCACCATTACCTCCAGGGAGATCCAGACCGCCGTGCGCCTGCTGCTTCCCGGTGAGCTGGCCAAGCACGCCGTGTCCGAGGGTACCAAGGCCGTCACCAAGTACACCAGCTCCAAGTAA